One Rhodoferax sp. GW822-FHT02A01 genomic window, TGAAGGTGTGGGCGTGTCGGAGCAGGACTTCCTGCAGGCCGGCAGCAAGCAGGTCGCTGCGGGCTACTGCATCTATGGCCCACAGACCACGCTGGTGTTGACCGTAGGCCAAGGCGTTTCCATGTTCACCCTGGACCGCGAGCAAGGCTCGTTTGTGCTGACCCAGCGCGACGTGACGATTCCCGAGGACACCAAGGAATTTGCCATCAACATGAGCAACATGCGCCACTGGGACACGCCGATCAAGCGCTACATAGACGAGTGCCTGCTAGGCAAGGAAGGCCCGCGCGGCAAGGACTTCAACATGCGCTGGATTGCCAGCATGGTGGCCGACGTGCACCGTATCCTGACCCGCGGCGGCGTGTTCATGTACCCCTGGGACAAGCGCGAACCCGAAAAGGCCGGCAAGCTGCGCCTGATGTACGAAGCCAACCCCATGGGCTGGCTGGTCGAACAGGCCGGTGGCGCCGCCAGCACCGGCAAGCAGCGCATCCTGGACGTGCAGCCCGAAAAGCTGCACCAGCGCGTCAGCGTGATTCTGGGTTCCAAGAACGAAGTGGAGCGCGCGGCCAGCTACTACGCATCGGTATAATGCTGGGTTTCGTGCCGGTGTAGCTCAGTCGGTAGAGCAGCTCATTCGTAATGAGAAGGTCGGGTGTTCGATTCATCTCTCCGGCACCACTCTTAAAAGCCCCTGATTCGCAAGAGTCAGGGGCTTTTGTTCAAATGAAAGCATGAACGCACCGTCCTCCCAGCCGAAGAACACCGCCCTCCACGCCATAGCCTTGTTCGAGGCCATCAAAGGCGTGGCGGCGCTGGTTGCTAGCTTGGGTTTGTTGAGCCTGGCACACCGGGACGTTCGGCATCTGGCCTATGCCCTGATCGGGCACTTTCACCTGGATCCGGATGCGCACTATCCGCGCATGCTGCTGAACTATGCCGACATATTGGGCAACGCAGACCTGCGCCAGGCCGTATTGCTGGCCTGGGGCTATGCGGCGATCCGGTTCACCGAGGGGTATGGGCTGTGGAAAGATCGCGCCTGGGCCGAATGGCTGGCGGCTCTTTCAGGGACGGTGTATCTACCGTTTGAGGTGGAACACCTGATGCAGCACACCACTGCAACCAATGCGATGGTATTGGTTGGGAATGTCGCCGTGGTGGCTTATATGGTGGTCAGACTGTGGCGACGCAGAAAACCACCGGTGGGCAATTAGCCGATCAACGACAGGTTGTTGGCGTTGACCACGCTGGCGCCGCCCTTCGGCCACTCGACCAGCACGCCACCTTCGGCGTGGCCGACGACGTAACCGTCAGTACGGGCAACAGAACCGCCCAGGATCAGATTGACGCGCTCACCGCTGGTGAACGTGGGTTGGGCAAACAGGGATTTCAAAAACAAAAGGATAGACATGATATTTACAACAAAAGAAAAAGTTAGTGGCTAAGCAGCCAGTCGCGTTCGCGAAGTTCGAGCTCGGCAATGGAGTTGGAGCCGGCGAGGTACAACTCGGCATCGATTTGGTCCATGCGGTCGGACCCACGTCCAAGCGCACGAGCGGCGGAACGAACCAATAACCAGATGGAATAGATGGAGTGCATGATGAATTTACGGGTTTACCCTGTATTAGGGTTAACCCGGATTATGGCACATGTCGGTGCAAGGCGCACAAATCCATGCAGCACAAAAGGGGAATCCCCCTAATTTGCACCATAACGGTGCAAATTAGGGGGATTTTTTAGGTGGTTTACGCGCCGTTTACATAGCGCGATTTCCTGTCGTTCAGCGGGCTGCGGACTGGATCGAGGTGGAATCCCAGCCCCCGCCCAATGCCTTGTATAGGTTGACCACAGCAGTGAGCTGGTTGCGTTGCACGTCGATCAGACCCGATTCGGCCTGCATCAGGTCACGTTGGGCATTGAGCACTTCCAGGTAGCCGGTGTAGCCTGCCTTGTAGCGAAGATCAGCCAGACGCAGCGTTTCGCGCAGTGCGTTGATGCGCACGGTGGTGCTTTCAACAAGC contains:
- a CDS encoding class 1 fructose-bisphosphatase, translated to MAPKISLTRFLVEEQRIDGAIPAQLRLLLEVVARACKSISLAVNKGALGGVLGVSEGENENIQGEIQKKLDIIANDVLIEANEWGGHLAAMASEEMEGIHVVPNRYPQGEYLLLFDPLDGSSNIDVNVSIGTIFSVLKKPEGVGVSEQDFLQAGSKQVAAGYCIYGPQTTLVLTVGQGVSMFTLDREQGSFVLTQRDVTIPEDTKEFAINMSNMRHWDTPIKRYIDECLLGKEGPRGKDFNMRWIASMVADVHRILTRGGVFMYPWDKREPEKAGKLRLMYEANPMGWLVEQAGGAASTGKQRILDVQPEKLHQRVSVILGSKNEVERAASYYASV
- a CDS encoding DUF2127 domain-containing protein, with protein sequence MNAPSSQPKNTALHAIALFEAIKGVAALVASLGLLSLAHRDVRHLAYALIGHFHLDPDAHYPRMLLNYADILGNADLRQAVLLAWGYAAIRFTEGYGLWKDRAWAEWLAALSGTVYLPFEVEHLMQHTTATNAMVLVGNVAVVAYMVVRLWRRRKPPVGN